The Pogoniulus pusillus isolate bPogPus1 chromosome 27, bPogPus1.pri, whole genome shotgun sequence genome segment gttctgctgcccttggGCTCCACTAGTGAAGGGCTGCCTGGGATCatggctgcccacagctccacCAGCCGTGGGCatcccctcctgcagcaccGCCCTGGGTCCCTGCCTGCATTGAGCCACGATGCTGGAGATACTCTCTGACAGCAAGTTTGGATAGAAGAGTTTTAGTGATTTATTTATTCACAAttgcagagccccagcacagTGAGGTAGGAAGGGTCCTCTggggaccatccagtccaagcccctgctcaagcaggacacccacagcagtttgcccagcagcacaatgcccggggcaggttggaagctctgcacacaaggagggaATCAATTATcagctgtgtccagagaagggcaacaaagctggggaagggtctgaagaacagggctgaggaggagcagctgagggagctgggggtgtgcagcctggagatgaggaggctgagggcagagctcattgctctctaccactccctgagaggaggctggagccaggtggagattgGGCTCTACCTCCTAGAAAcaggtgacaggacaaaaggaaacaagCCTCAGGTTGTACCAGGGTTAGCAGGTTTAGGGTGGacgtgaggaacaatttcttccccaaaagggttgtcaaggcccggcccaggctgcccagggcagtggtggagtccttgtcccgggaggtgtttcaaagccatggagatgtggtgctgagggccatggtttggtggggccctggcagtgctggactcaatgatctgagaggtctcttccaatcaaaactATTCTGTGGCTGTTTTCAGTACTGAGATACTCAGCGTTCagttgctccagctctgctccccttgGCAGCAGGTGTGGGATGCCTGCTGCTGTACGGCTGTGCCACCAGGCTGTGTGGTAATGCCATCGATGcccaggagggagctgaggctccctTGATGAGAGCTCTGGCGTTCCCccggggagcagctctgccttctgctcacCCACTGAGATGAGCTGTTTCCCTGCCGGCCAGGTgatgctgggcacagcccagctgagcaTCACTTCTTGGCTCTTCCTGAAAACCTGGTGTGTGAAGAGGCTTTGGGCTGAGTGTAGCATGGGGCCAGAGAGGGAAGAGGGCTTGGTGACTGCCACATCGGGGAGTGCCAGCAGGGGAcaagtgggcagagcctggggaaATGACCCAGCTCTGCAGTAGCCTGGGGCCCACATCCCGACCTGtcacagcacagtgcccagcagtgcctccCCGTGTCGCCCCTGCCACAGAGGCATAAGGTGGAGAGAGCTTTAGGGAAACACCACGGTGCTGCCCTGAAGGCGCAGGGGAAGATGCCCATTGCGACCAGAACACCCCAACATGGTCCTGTGTGTCACCAGCACACCCCAGTATGGCCTCTGCCttgcaggagggagctggagctcccAACTGGGGTGCAGCAGTGCTGAACTTCTGCTCCCATACCAAGGTAATGGGGTGGATGCTGaggtccccacagcccctgccaaagaaccacagaacaggTCGGGATAGGGACCCTAAGGCTGACCcgggggcagggacacttccagcagcctgggctgctcagGCCTGCTGTTGGCACTTCCAGCCAAAAGCACCTCCATAAGGCCCAGTACTGCCAGGCAGATCTGCAGCCAGCGCCTGGGACTccccctgctgctctgtgcccacgaggctgggctgagctgccaggctgggccaCGCAGGGGCAtcaggcaggctgtgcaggcCAGCAGGAGCGGTGCCATGGCGCTGGGGGCAGGATCCAGCCCTGTCCTTTTTtggtgctgggaggctgctcaggcctggctgtgtttactctgccccagccagagctcagccagcagtgccttgcTTGTGCCACGACTTCAGCTGGATCAGGAGCCAgcgcccagagcaggctgacagGCTGGGAACTGCAGGGATGGCCCCAGAGAGCCACAGCAaggtccccagccctgctcccgtTGCCCTCTTGCACACAGGGCCATGGCTTCGTGGTCGCCTTTGCTGGAGGGGCAATGATGGCCATGGGTCTGGcgtggatcagcagtggtgtgggcagcaggagcagggcagagactcTCCCCCTGGCAccagtgaggccacacttggagtcctgggctcagttctaggctcctcactcccaggacactgaggggctggagcagctccagagaagggcagcaaagctggggaagggtctggagagcagggctggggaggagcagctgggggagctgggggggtgcagtgtggggaggaggaggctgagggagacctcattgctgtctgcagctccctgagaggaggctgcagccaggtgggggctgggctctgctccctaggatcaggtgtcaggaagagaggaaatggcctcaagctgctccagggcaggtttaggttggacattgaagaaacttcttcacgggaagggttctcaaagcctggcacaggctgcccagggaggtggttggatcccagtccctggaggtgtttccaagaggcagagcccagcaaaCTGCAAACCTGCTGCAGACTTTAACCTCACCCATGtggctgatgtctactttgctccaCCTGCCTTCACCCACCTTCACTCACCCAAAGTGTCCTCCTCTCCAAAATAACCCCTCCCACCTCCACTTCACCTGGGAGCCAGGTCTTGCAGCTGCCACAGGCTTCAGGCAAAGGGTGGGAGGGCTCCGAATCGCCTCCCTCAGCCAGCTAGaggaaatgtggccagcaagcCCAGGCGAGACTTGGCAAGGCAGTGCCAGTGCCCAGTGGTGTGCTGGGAGCTCGGGCTGCTGCGGAGGAGCAGCGGTGGCTGCACTgaccccagcctctgcccatccagctgGGTTTTCCTCTACGAGAAGGGCTACCAGTCCCAGGACAGCATCGTCAGCTCCGTCTCAGTGAAGCTGAAGGGGCTGACGCTGACCAACGAGAGCGTCGTGGGCCCTCACATCTGGGACGTGGTGGACTACGTCTTCCCACCTCAGGTGAGGATGCAGCatagcaggaggaggctgagagagacctcattgctctacagctccctgaagggaggctggagtgaggagggggcagcctctgctccttggtggcaagagacagcagcagaggaaatagTTCCAGGCTCAGTCTGGATCTCAGGAAACacttctgccctggaagggctctcaaacattggctcaggttgcccagggcagtgctggagtcaccgtccctagggGTGTTCCAgctgtgtggacctggtgcttagggacatggtttagtgctgagcctccagtgctgggccaaaggttggactggatgagcttggagagctCTTCCAATCCAATCTATTATGTTTAGGGGATTGCTTCAGTCCCCACAGGCCAGGGTGCAGATGGGTCGCTCAGTGTAggttctccacagagctgtggtggagggcaGGTTGCTCCAGCCAGAAACCTCTGCCCACACTTTCCCTTGGGACAGCATCTGGTGCTTGGGACCTGCCATGGCAGTTGAAGTATGTTTAAGGCTGCCTCCAAATAGATCAAGGCTCCTCTAGTGCCTCCAGACAAGCACCTCAGGCAGCAAGGAGGGTCCTCCACTGTCCCTGGCCtggtggctctgcagctccccagggccacTGCCagcttcctgagctgcagcaggggagagtgGAGGACCCAAAGTCTGGGAGAAAGGTGCCATCTGCCTGCACACGTCCTGGTGGTTTGTGTGCCCTACCCCTTGCCCCAGGGAGAGGCTCTTTGCAGGGACTCTATCAGAAAGCACTTCTGGCTGAGCTACTTGGCCCTGTTTCCACAGGGGGACAACTCCTTTGTGGTGATGACCAACTTCATTGTCACCCCTGGACAGAAGCAAGGAACCTGCCCAGAGGTAAACATGCTGGCCCCAGTGGGCTCCATTTCTGTCAGTTGGGGCTGTCGTGGTGGTGGCAGTGAGGAAGAGCCTCTCCTGGCATCGATAGGTTGGTAAAAGcctgagcctggccccaggctttccAAGTTCAGGACCTGTGAAGACCACAGAAAGGTTTTTATTCTGCTGCAAGATGCACAGCATCTGCTGAAGTCTTCCCtctgacaggctgggagagctgggactgttcagcttggagaggagagggctccagggagacctcagagctgaatttcagtatctgaaggggacccacaggcaggctgggcagggactgttcCCAAGGGCCTGCAGTGACAAACCGAGGGCAGTGGTCTGGaaatggagcagggcagagttaggttggacaccaggaggaagttctgcacagtgagggtggggagagactggcacaggatgcccagagaagtggttgagaccccatccctggagacattcagagtcAGACTTGAATGgacccctgagcagcctgctctagctggagatgtctctgctgactgcagataggttggacaagatgagctgtgagggtattttccaacctgatgcattctgtggctCAGTGGTGGAGCCGAGCAGAGTGGAGGCTCAAAGAACAGCACCTGCTGGAGTCTGAAAATGAAACTCCTCTTTTCCCTGTCTCTGGGCATCCGTGCCTGGGAAGTGAGGCATGGAcgaggctctggctgctgccgAGAGGTGTTTCCCCTGATGAAAACGCTGCCCGGTGGGGCAGGAGGACCAGGGCCAGGCGGCAGAGGGTGAGGTGCTGAGCTGGTGCTGCTCTCTCACACAGCTGCCGGACGCGGGGCCCTGCTCGCAGGACAGCGACTGCAGCCGCGGAACGTACAGCCGCCAGGGGCACGGTAGGCACCGGCGCTCGGCAccggcacagcctgctctgctgcagctgcacggCTCGGGGGGCTGGCACAAGGACCTGCTTTGCACCACCACCTGACAGCCTTTGGGAACAGCTTCTAACACGCTGGGTGAGGGTCCCAGCTggactgctcctgctcctgctcctgtctCCTGAAAGATGTCCGAGCTGCTAAAGGCTCTGGCAACAAAAGGTTAAGCAAGACTGAACCCTTTTTGGCTGCTGGTCTCAAACTGGTAGCAGTGGCTgaccccctcaggctgtgctgcattcagccagacctgggcaggctgcacagtttgggcagagggaacctcatgaagctccccaagggcaagtgcagggtcctggccctgggcaggaacaacctcctgcagcagagcagctgaggggggacctgctgggaagcagctgcaaggagaaggagctgggagtgctgggggacagcaagtgcccatggggcagcaatgtgccctggggggcaAGGAGGCAAATGGTGTCCTGGGGGGCATGaggaagtgtgggcagcaggtgaagggaggttctcctcctcctctactctgccctagtcaagtctcttctgctggctccagttctggctccccagttcaagagccagggaactgctgaaaagagtccaggggatgctgcagagctgctgaggggcctggagcagctctgggaggagcaaaggctgagagccctggggctgagagcctgcagaagagcagccccagagggcatctgagcaatgctcagcaagagctaaaggagctgtggtggCAAGAGgttggggccagactcttgtcagtggtgcccagggacaggacaaggggcagtgggcacaaggtggagcccaggaggttgaatgtgaagaggaggagaaagttgttgtgagggtgctggaggcctggagcaggctgcccagagaggctgtggagtgtccttgtgtggagagcttccaacccccccgcaTGGCACTGTGCtactgggcaagctgctgtgggtgccctgctggagcaggggttggcctgggtgatcccCAGAGGCCCCTACCACCTCACTGTGCTGAGTTCTGGCATTTTTCTGAGTATAAAAGAAAAGGGACTGGAAGGCCTTTCCCTGGCCACCAGTACTGGGCTGTGATTCTGAGGTGCCCCCTGACTGCTGTCTCCCCAACAGCTCAACATTTTCTAAGGTGCATTTAGGAAGAACCATGCCTGGTGGCTCCTTTGTGCAGTAGTGGGAGGGAAACCACTGCCCCAAGCTGAGAGGCCACAATTGCATTAATTACCAATTAATTGCCCTTTTCACAAAGGGTATTTTGTGTCTGGGATGCCTGTGGCAGCGTTGAGGCTCCAACTAGATCCCATGCATGCCAAGCTGGGATCTCCCagtacccagggatgtggtgtgCTGCCTCTTTCCCACAGGGCTCATGACAGGCAAGTGTGTGCACTTCAACAGCTCCGTAAAGACCTGTGAGATCTTTGGCTGGTGCCCTGTGGAAGTTGATGACCATGTTCCCAGGTAAGGATTAGTGCTGTTCCCCCTTTTCCATCCTGGCCTCATcccagctgcaccagcagctctcgGGGTGGGTACCAGCTGGGGCTCTGTGGGTTGCTGCCAGGACAGTGTGGCTCCATGCAGACCCTGTAGCTTGCTCAGAGGGAGGTTGTGCTTCTCCTGGTGTGGTTTGCTCCCAGCCTTGCTGGCAACTCAAccccagcatctctgctgagTGCTCTGTGCATGGATCTCCTCTGTACATGGACTACCTCTGTCTACCCTTCAGAGtgaagctgtgctctgcccaTGAGATGTTCTTCACCTGCAGCCCCCACAGGCCACTGTGGAGCACCTTTTGGTAGATGCAaagttcttttcttccttgcctcctctccttgcaggatgtgcagagGGACCTCCATGGGcccatcacagagccatgggaaGTGTGCAGGTCCTTCAGAAATCTTCAGCCACCTCACTGTGCTTTTGGGGTTTCTTAACTGAACCCCCAGAACCTAACTCCCTCCCTGTTCCCTAACAGGCTCTCCCATCTTTCCTTGGGGCTTTTCTCATCCTTGTTGGGATCTTTGACTTAGAAAAGGAAGGGATGAGATCAGTTTTTCTGGGGCCTGATATCTCAGTCTGGGTCAATCTCTAGCAACTGGGGCTTTCCCTAGGGGCCAGAGAGCTGAGTGGGGGCACATGGCAACACTTGTGTTTTTCAGCCCTGCCTTGTTGTCAGAAGCAGAGAAGTTCACCTTGTTCATCAAGAACAGCATCACCTTCCCCAGGTTCAAGGTGTCCAGGTAAGGGGAGGTTTGGGTCccttggggcaggctgtgggtgttgCTGGGTGCTTGCTGCATTCCCTCATCAGCAGGCCCAggactgctctgctgtgcagagtcctgcattaGCTGATAGGAACTGAGATGCTTCTCTTCCacatctctcccagctcagctggcagctgtggctaTAGGAAAGAAGGCTTCTGGAGTTAATGTCCCCTGAGTTCCCCTGATGTGATGCTTGTGGAATTAGATCCCCTCAgtcttcatttttcttctcccttttcatccctgaagataacAGTCAAATAATACATGAGACAGGGGGGTGTGAGCAGCCAGGCCAAGCCTGGTGCCCCAAAATGAGCAGAGGTTCCTCTTTGCATCCCCACTTGTCTCTGCAGAGGGTTATCTGGGTTGGTTCCCTCCAGGCAGCACTGgaactggtgctgctggctgaaggagCCATGTCAGGATTTGTGATGGCAGTGAGTCTGAGCTGGAGCCAACCAACAGAAGCTGTTTGTGCTGCAGAGGGTGGATTCTCCTTCCTAAGCTgattgtgtccctgtgctgcagccaaggTTAAATGTCATGGAGGCCAGCATGCTTGGCAAAGCCTTGAGCTGACCTCTTGCATCAGCCCAAGAGGTGGCCAGGAGGGAAGAACGCCCAGCATCAGCAAggagagaggacacagccaaggggagcagggcctgggaggggagggtggTTGGGCTGGCTGTTGTTGGAGAAGCTGAGCCTGAGCCTCTTGTGGTCACAGGGAAACTTCCTGACTTTGAGCACTGCTGCTAATTAATTGCTGAGCATAATTGATGGGACACGGATGAGCAGTGCACAAGTCTCACACAACCATCTGGTGCTGGGAGGCTTCACAGAAAGACTATTTTTAGGAGAAAGGATGGGGTGGAAGGCAAAATGTTGTCCTTCCTTTTTACCCTGTCTGGAGGAGATAGCAAAATCCAGCTAAAGGCAAAAGCTGTGGGATGCACTTTCCAGGAGCTGTTCCATGTGGAACAGTTGGTGCACAGAGTACTAACTGGCAGAGCTCATGGATGAGCCGATGTGTTCCCAGAAGTAACTGGGAGTGACGCTGGAGGCCACGGGAGGGTTTGCAAAGCTGAGGAATGAGAAAGAGGGTTGCTAGAAGAGGTGTGGGCAAGCAGATCTGTGCTGGGtttgggcagcaggcacagcagaagctgagatgtgcaggaaagaaaacagcagagagaCTTCCTCTGGAGGAAAGAGGctcatagaatcccagactggtttgggtggaagggacctttccaggccatccagtctaacctgcagccagcagggacaaccccagctacagcaggttgctcacagccccaaacaacctgacctgcaatggtgctggcagctcccacctctctgggcagtctgggccaggctctcctcccactcagtgtcaaacatttctcccttctctccactctcaatatCCCTCTTTCAGTCCAAACTATCCCTCCTTGGCCTGGCACAACAGACCCTgagaaaaagtctgtccccagctttctgatctcccctttcagcactgcaaggccaccagaaggtctccctggagccttctcctctccaggctgaacacccccaactctcagcttttcttcacagcagaggttcttaGGAGAAATGAGTTGCTGACAGGGTGGGAGAAAGTGGCAGGGCCAGAGGAAAGGATCAGTATGCATGTGTGGGGTCTGATGGGCATGAGGAGGGTGAAGCCCTGGCCTTTGGCATTACCCAGCTTTGAACAATAGGTTGGAGCAGGGACCTCCAgtggtcctttcccacccacaTGATTAGGTTGTTCAGGCTCTTTCTTGCTCTCTTTACCCTCAGGCGCAACTTGGTGGAGAGCGTCACCAGGCAGTACCTGAAGCAGTGCACCTACCACCGGCTGAGCGATGCCCTCTGCCCCGTGTTCCAGCTGGGCTACATCGTGAGGGAGTCAGGCCAGAACTTCACCCTCCTGGCCGTGAAGGTACTGCAGGTGCAGAGTGTGAAGCCGGTCAGAAGCGGGAGAAGTTCccctgtgggaacaggctgggagagttggggctgttcagcctggagaaggttccaggcagacctcagagcagccttccagtgcctgcaggggctccaggagagctggggaaggacttctgacaaggcgtgggagtgacaggaggagggacaatggctctgagctgggagaagggggagtgaggctggagatgaggaggaaattctttccagtgagggtgggcagagactggcacaggttgcccagggaggctgtggagcctcgtagaatggttgaggttgaaagtgacccccaaagctcatccagtccaaccccctgcactcagtggggacatcctccactggagcaggttgctcacagccttgtccagcctcaccttgagtatctccagagatggggactcagctccctcccacggcaacctgttgcagtgttccaacaccctcacggtgcagaacttgttcctcacttccagtctccatctgctctgctctcatttcaaaccacctCATCCTATCAGCACAggcccttataaaaagtccctccccaactttccaGCTCATCCCCAGAAATgcctaaggccaggctggatgagggcttgagtgccctgtgctgatgggaggtgtctctgcccatgacagggagttggagctggatgagctttaaggtcccttccaacctgacccattccatgaatctatcaTTGATGACATGGGCTGGGAGGCACCAACAGAACAACCATACCCaagttgctgagatgtgagggATCTGTCCTTGGActtgcagggcagtgtcagaatGAGCTTCTAAAGATTCTGCATCTCTTTGGGCATGGTGAAATACTTCAGCCTTTCTTGGAGTCTGCCCTGTAAGACTGGCAAGgttgcagctgctggctgtgcctctgtgacagccctgcccccccccactttcaCCCAGACtggtctcagctggctctgggaatatgaatgaagcttatatttacagctggcacagtgtacaagcagctatttacagtgtgtacagttacagacagaaatatgcaaggcaaaaggtaacacagaagcacaactcccctcccagaaacctgagtccccaggaggggctctcaaccacccctgcaccttccccctgcccctctcaaccttaccccagacccaaggaagaatggaggttcagccagggggctaggaagcaaagtggattagcccaaaatggagggtgaggttagagagatgcagctcagccagcagccccagggagagtggttatctatgtttttctttcttgatcctatacatctcagcaagcctgtgagtgcagcagacatcaccactgttttcccttcacagcctgtcatctagttcttctcaccaaaacattcgaccctgcttcaaaccagaCAAGCCCCCAGGGTGTCCTTGGTGCAAAGAACAGTTAGAGCTGCCTGGCCAGACCTCGCCCAATGCAgctcagaagcctcagcaggaTGCTCAGATATTGCTCATTGCACAAtgggagctgcagcctctcaccaggcTCAGAAATGCAGCTTGGCCCAATGCTTGAAAtgagactggagccaggtggggctgggctctgctcccaagtaacaagcaacaggacaaaaggaaatggcctcaggttgtaccaggggagggttaggttggacatgaggaacaatttcttccccagaagtgTTGTCAaggtctggcccaggctgcccagggcagtggtggagtccccatccctggaggggtttcaaagccttggagatgtgctgagggccatggtttggtggtgtcctggcactgctgggttaagggttggactggatgagcttcaaggtctcttccagcccaaaccattctatgattctatgacctggagCACGCTCAGAAGGGCCTGCTTCACTCCCTGGCATGTGGCCACTTCTCTTAGAGGAGGTTTTCTTCTGACTTTGACAGGTTCATTTCCCTCTCCTCTATGACAATGTTAAGTTGCTTTTGATTTTCCCTGTTGCCACAACAGTTTGGTGACAGGGTGGGCAGAATCAGGCAAGAGAAGACTGTTCCAGAAGGACCAAGGGGGATCTACAGTGAGCACTCAGGGCCATGGCTCAGCATGGTCAGGAACAAGAGGGCATGGATGTAATGGTGCAGACACAGGAGGATCTGCACAGGCTGACATGTAGGGCACAGAGCCAAGGCTGCCTAGGAGGGCTGAGGCTGGCCTGTGCATCCTGGAGAGCCCTCCCAGCATCAAACAAGGCCATGTATGAGGAGGCAAAGCACTCCTCCAGGTGGGCAAGCTTGTGACTGCCCTGTTGGCTGCAGGGCGGAGTGGTTGGCATCACCATAGACTGGAACTGTGACCTGGACTGGCCTGTGCGCTACTGCAGACCTATTTACCAGTTCCATGGCCTCTACAATGATGACAGCAACGTGTCCCCAGGCTTCAACTTCAGGTAAGGACAGCCCCCCtcatgcaggcagcaggcagcaggcagcaggcagagggcacgTCCTGCAGGAGCCCACAGCACTCAGGGAATGGTGGAGGATCAGGGACTGCCCTCCAAACAGCCCCTacccctgcaggctgtgctctccTCAGAGTGGCATGAGGAATGCCCTAGCCCATCCCTTGGCCTTCTAACTGCCCATTGCCTTTCCCTCTACATCTCCTGCCCCTTGTAGACTGTCCTGCTCAGCTGAGCTCTTGGGAAGCCTTGAAAGGCTGCAGATCATCTCTCACGGCCCCACAGATCAAGGCAGTCAGCCATCTAGGCCTGGGCTCCAGGTGCTGCCCTCTGTGAAGCTGCCACCAGTGCTGCGCTGGGATATGTTGTCAGCCAGCACTCGGGGGCACTGCGGCaccacagccacaggcaggagctccagcaggcagggaaaCTGAGCCACAGAAGGGACAGGTGCTGacagcccagctccttcaaggGGCTGAGGAGAAGATCATGGGCAGGTCTGTGACAGCACATTCTCGGATctttgtcctgctctgcagccccccaaGACGCCGAAGCTGCTGGGTTGCAGGGGGCTGTTGCCCCCACTGGCAGGCTGTTCATGCTCCCTGTACCCTTGGGCAGGTATGCCAAGTACTACAGAGAAGAAGACAAGGAGAAGAGGACCCTCTACAAGGTGTTTGGGATCCGCTTCGACATCCTGGTGAATGGCAAGGTAAGGCCCAGACCCCTCGGGCCATGTCCTCAGGAAGGTCGCAGCACCCAGGTCTGGTGGGGCCAAGAAATCCAGTGTGAGTGGTTTCCTGGGGGGTGACCCACTCACAGCAGCCCTTGGGATGTGCTGggaaggcagcacagagaggaagCTCATTTTAGAGGTCACATCTCTCAGCTGCAGTCGCTCTGCCCCATAAGCATCCTGGTAGGCTGAGAGGGGAACGGTGGAGAGCCAAAACTTCTGCTGGTATTTTCAGAAGCTGAACATTTGCATtctgctggtttggttttgctcccATGGGGAGAGGTGGCCTTCCTCTTCGTGATCCCACTGGGACTATTTAACACATACATAGAGAGAGCTTTGGTTCAACTAAACACACAGGAAGCAAAATCCTTGTGCCAGCCTAAACCCAACCTGTCCTGAATCAGCTCTTACCCAGCTCCTGTGGTAGAGGTTTGGGTTCCTCCAAGTGTCTTTAGCTGAGCCCTACCAacagctccctcaccctttcCTCATTGCTCTGGGCTGAGTTTTCACATGTCACCTATTCCTCTGCCTTTATTCAGGCAGGCAAATTCGACATCATCCCGACCATGACCACAATTGGCTCTGGAATTGGCATTTTTGGAGTGGTAAGTTCAGATATTTCCAGCCTCTATGTGGAGACTCTCAAATTATCCTCCTCGGGACATCCGCGGGGCagtgtccctgtgctgcagtgaagAGCTGGTTCCTGCTAAGGCAGCAGGGGATGGGCTAGAATGGAAAAGAAGCTTCTCTCACTTCCCAGCTCAGGATGGTGGGCATTCCACTCAGGAGCTGCCAGGTGAGGGGGAGGCAGGTTTTGGTGGCAGGGCTGTGTCCTGTTGTGACGATAGTTCAAGTCAGAGCTGACAGGGAGGGGCTGAGGTGAAGGGCAGCACTTGATGGATGACAGGAAACCAGCACTGCTTTGCCTATGGCACAACCAAAGCCTTCAGAATCCACCACAAGCAGAAGTGACCTTAATCTACTCTACTCTGCTAAGGCCTCTTTCTGGGGTCTTGGGTCCCTCGGTCaccaaggacagggaactgtaTGGAAGGGCACAGAAAAAGGCTGTAAAGATAATGAGAGGACATCCataacatctctgttatgaagagaggctgagggacttgtgagggaggttggctgtgcagagcaggagcaagttg includes the following:
- the P2RX1 gene encoding P2X purinoceptor 1 gives rise to the protein MGQKCMDKVSSFLFEYDTPRMVLVRNKKVGLTFRLIQLVVLAYIIGWVFLYEKGYQSQDSIVSSVSVKLKGLTLTNESVVGPHIWDVVDYVFPPQGDNSFVVMTNFIVTPGQKQGTCPELPDAGPCSQDSDCSRGTYSRQGHGLMTGKCVHFNSSVKTCEIFGWCPVEVDDHVPSPALLSEAEKFTLFIKNSITFPRFKVSRRNLVESVTRQYLKQCTYHRLSDALCPVFQLGYIVRESGQNFTLLAVKGGVVGITIDWNCDLDWPVRYCRPIYQFHGLYNDDSNVSPGFNFRYAKYYREEDKEKRTLYKVFGIRFDILVNGKAGKFDIIPTMTTIGSGIGIFGVASVLCDLLLLHFLQGRDYYKQKKFKYAEQEPPKAHKKEKEVDNAQ